The following coding sequences lie in one Acidimicrobiales bacterium genomic window:
- a CDS encoding OsmC family protein, whose amino-acid sequence LSARDQHLVVDGPAQNGCPGEALTPAELFLGGVATCAVELVQVLARQHGIALAGLDAEMGGVIDRAHEVRADVTVFGSAALRFVFRGVGDEDAARLVEEFKGR is encoded by the coding sequence TGCTGAGCGCCCGCGACCAGCACCTCGTCGTCGACGGCCCGGCCCAGAACGGCTGCCCGGGGGAGGCGCTGACCCCGGCCGAGCTGTTCCTCGGCGGGGTGGCGACGTGCGCGGTCGAGCTGGTGCAGGTCCTGGCCCGCCAGCACGGGATCGCCCTCGCCGGCCTCGACGCCGAGATGGGTGGGGTGATCGACCGCGCCCACGAGGTGCGCGCCGACGTGACCGTGTTCGGCTCGGCCGCCCTGCGCTTCGTCTTCCGGGGCGTCGGGGACGAGGACGCCGCCCGACTGGTCGAGGAGTTCAAGGGGCGGTGA